TGCCGAGCTTCTTCAAGGCCTTGGCCGCCGGCAGGGTCTTGTCGCCCAGGCTGATTTCGCCCTCGCCAAGCAGGGCGGCGCTGAGGTGGGCCAGCGGCGCCAGGTCGCCGGAGGCGCCGACCGAGCCCTGGGCCGGAATCACCGGCAGGGCGCCTTCGTTGTGGAGGCGGACCAGGGCCTCGATGACCTGGGGCCGGAGCCCGGAGTGGCCGCGGGCCAGGGCGTTGATCTTCAGGACCAGGGCCAGCCGGACGACCCGCTCCGGCAAGGGCTCGCCGACGCCCGCGCAGTGGGAGAGGACCAGGCGGCGCTGCAGCTCGGCGACCTGATCGGCCGGGATCTGGGTCTTGGCCAGGCTGCCGAAGCCGGTGGTGATGCCGTAGACCGCCTTGCCGCTCTCGACCACGGCGGCCACGGCCTCGGCCGAGCGGCGCACGTCCTCCCAGCAGTCGGCGGCAAGCGCCAGGGGCCGCGCCTTGCGCCAGAGGCCGTGCAGCTGGGCGAGCGCGAGGGCGCCGGGTTGGAGCTGGAAGGTCTGATCGGGCATGGCGGACATCTCGATCGGAACGGCGGGCGGGCCGCCGACGGGGACCGCGACCTGCTTTAGCACCTCGGCGTGGCGCTGCGAAGCCTCTCGTGACCGGGGCGAAGGATCCCGAATGGGTCGCCCTCGCGCTAGGCGCGGCCGTGGCGCTGTGCCAGTCTGCGCTCAGCTTGAGCCCGCCCGGGACAGCAAACGGCAAGGGGAGCGATCGAGATGTCGCGTTCAGGCCGTCGCCGCAGACCGTCCGCACTGGAACGGCAGAGCGAGCCGGTGGCGCCGCCCGGTCTTCAGGGCGGTGTCTACCGGCCACTATCGGCAGGCGAGGTCGAGCGGATCGTCGCGGCCGCCGTCGAGGTCCTGGAGCGCACCGGCATCGAGGTCGTCGACAGCCCCTGCCGGGAGGTCTTCCGCCAGGCTGGGGCCCGGATCGACGCCGAGACCAACCGGGTGTACCTGGACGCCCGGATGGTGGAAGAGGGGCTGGCGCGGGCGGCCAAGGAGGTCCTGCTGGCCGGCCGCGAGGCGCGCCACGACCTCCGGCTCGGCGGCCGGCGGGTCTACATGGGCACCGGCGGCCAAGCGGTGAAGATCCTCGACCTGGACGGCGAGGTCCGCGAGACCCGGCTTTCCGACAACTACCACATCGGGCGGCTCTGCGATCCGTTGGAGCATATCCACTTCTACATGCGCCCGGTGGTCAGCCGCGACTTGGCCAACGACGACATCGACGTCAACCAGTTCTACGCCTGCCTGGCGGCGACCCAAAAGCACGTCATGGCCAACGCCTACCAGGCCGAGCGGGTCGGCGACCTCCGCGCCATGGCCGAGATCATCGCCGGCGGGCCCGAGGCCCTGGCCGCGCGGCCGCTGATCTCCTTCACCGCCTGCTGGACCGTCAGCCCCCTGCGCTACGCGCCGGAGACGGTCGAGATCCTCGACCGCCTGGTGGCCGAGGGCCTGCCGGTGGTGATCTCCTCGGCCCCCCAGGCCGGCGCGACCTCGCCGGCGGCCCTGGCCGGCACCTTGGTGCAGATCACCGCCGAGCAGCTTTCCGGCCTGGTCTACGTCAACCTGCTGAACCCGGGGCATCCCCTGATCATGGGCTGCGTGCCGGCCCAGGCCGACCTCAGGACCGGGGCCTTCGTCGGCGGCTCGGCCGAGTTCGCCCTGCTGAATGCGGCCTGCGCCCAGATCGCCCAGCACCTGGAGTTGCCGCTCTACAACTCCTCCGGCATCTCCGACTCCAAGGTACCGGACGCCCAGGCCGGGCTGGAGAAGGGCATCACCGGCCTGGCCGCGGCCCTGGCCGGGGCCAACTACATCCATCATTCGGCCGGCTTCCTGGAGAGCCTGCTGACCGTGGCCTACGAGCAGTTCGTCATCGACAACGACATCAACGGCGAGATTATGCGCCTGCTGCGCGGCATCGAGGTGACGCCGGAGTCGCTCTCCCTCGAGGTCATCGA
This genomic stretch from Kiloniellales bacterium harbors:
- a CDS encoding trimethylamine methyltransferase family protein; protein product: MSRSGRRRRPSALERQSEPVAPPGLQGGVYRPLSAGEVERIVAAAVEVLERTGIEVVDSPCREVFRQAGARIDAETNRVYLDARMVEEGLARAAKEVLLAGREARHDLRLGGRRVYMGTGGQAVKILDLDGEVRETRLSDNYHIGRLCDPLEHIHFYMRPVVSRDLANDDIDVNQFYACLAATQKHVMANAYQAERVGDLRAMAEIIAGGPEALAARPLISFTACWTVSPLRYAPETVEILDRLVAEGLPVVISSAPQAGATSPAALAGTLVQITAEQLSGLVYVNLLNPGHPLIMGCVPAQADLRTGAFVGGSAEFALLNAACAQIAQHLELPLYNSSGISDSKVPDAQAGLEKGITGLAAALAGANYIHHSAGFLESLLTVAYEQFVIDNDINGEIMRLLRGIEVTPESLSLEVIDEVCKGPGHFLGHPQTLSRMTSEYLYPKLLDRDSRDDWEQKGGQDLREAARARARQILAEHWPQALPAETDRELRRRFRILLPEAEMRPAA